The Planctomycetia bacterium genome window below encodes:
- a CDS encoding DUF1553 domain-containing protein: MKWMIPLAALAVFTACVLPAPQTQANEKTANTLAVFPQRISLTGSDDSRQLVITDQQPNLALDVTNKVKYTIGNQTLAKVLPDGRVIPLANGKTELIVELAGQQQNIPVEIQHVGDNLPINFPNQIVPIFTKLGCNAGGCHGKASGQNGFRLSLLGFEPDLDFQTLVKEGRGRRLFPAAPDESLLLKKGAGLMPHGGGKKLEKDSDEYKMLRRWIAAGMPYGEEKDPTVTKISVHPEQRVVNRQGRQQIAVMAHYSNGAVEDVTRRAQFESNETEIATIDANGLVNVGNASGEAGIMIRYQGLVTVFRATVPLGVKIPDYQFPINNFIDTHVLRKFKQLGLVPSDLASDAVFIRRVSIDVTGTLPTPAEVERFVNDKDPQKRTKLVDQLLERPEYAYTFANKWADILKVKRNGVPTRAPGTHAFHAWIMQAMASDMPYDQFVRSVISATGDETTHPPVVWYKEERDLANLVDDTSQVFLGQRLACANCHHHPFEKWSQDDYWGMASFYGRVARKNIPIPGAPNNRGDQLLRLWVKQDGAATNKRTNKPAAIKALDAPVAKVETGDDPRNHLVDWMIDPKNPFVAKAIVNRYWAHFFGRGIVDPLDDMRVTNPPTNPELLDALAEDFKANGMSLKRLVRTLVTSRAYQLSAIPNEFNKSDKQNFTRFYPRRLGAEVLLDALSQVTDSPSTFAGMPTDTHGPRRALMLPDENHGSYFLEVFGKPARTSSCECERTNDANLAQALHLLNSDEVQQKLARAGARADKLASDKARDDAAKVKELFLWCYGRQPTEQQLKTSLDHIKKIDTNRKQAYENLLWALVNTKEFLFVQ, from the coding sequence ATGAAGTGGATGATTCCCCTTGCTGCATTAGCAGTCTTCACTGCATGTGTTCTGCCTGCACCCCAAACGCAGGCGAATGAAAAAACTGCCAACACGCTCGCTGTTTTTCCGCAGCGTATCTCCCTGACCGGCAGTGATGATTCCAGGCAACTCGTCATCACAGATCAGCAGCCCAACCTCGCATTGGATGTCACCAATAAGGTCAAGTACACCATTGGAAATCAGACCTTGGCCAAGGTGTTGCCCGATGGCCGTGTAATTCCCCTGGCCAATGGCAAAACTGAACTCATCGTGGAACTTGCAGGCCAGCAGCAGAACATACCTGTTGAAATTCAACATGTTGGCGACAACCTGCCAATCAATTTTCCAAATCAGATCGTTCCCATCTTCACCAAACTTGGATGTAACGCTGGTGGATGCCACGGCAAGGCGAGCGGGCAGAACGGCTTCCGTCTGTCATTGCTCGGCTTCGAACCTGACCTCGATTTTCAAACTCTAGTGAAGGAAGGACGCGGTCGCCGACTGTTTCCCGCTGCGCCCGATGAAAGTCTGTTGCTGAAAAAAGGCGCTGGCTTGATGCCACACGGCGGCGGCAAGAAACTGGAGAAGGATAGCGATGAATATAAAATGCTTCGTCGCTGGATTGCTGCCGGCATGCCGTATGGTGAAGAGAAAGATCCGACGGTCACGAAAATCTCTGTTCATCCAGAACAACGAGTAGTCAATCGCCAGGGTAGGCAGCAAATTGCTGTCATGGCCCATTATTCCAATGGAGCGGTGGAAGATGTCACTCGAAGGGCTCAGTTTGAAAGCAACGAAACCGAAATCGCCACGATTGATGCCAATGGCCTGGTGAATGTTGGCAATGCCAGCGGTGAAGCTGGCATCATGATTCGATACCAGGGCTTGGTCACGGTGTTTCGTGCCACAGTTCCACTGGGAGTCAAGATTCCTGATTATCAATTCCCCATCAACAACTTCATCGACACTCATGTGCTCAGGAAGTTCAAGCAACTGGGGTTGGTGCCTTCTGATCTGGCAAGCGATGCAGTATTCATTCGCAGGGTCAGTATTGATGTCACAGGCACGCTACCAACGCCTGCTGAAGTAGAACGGTTCGTGAATGACAAAGACCCGCAGAAACGGACCAAGCTGGTCGATCAGTTGCTGGAACGCCCGGAATATGCCTACACTTTTGCCAACAAGTGGGCTGATATTCTGAAAGTTAAACGCAACGGCGTACCAACCCGTGCCCCAGGCACACATGCTTTCCATGCCTGGATTATGCAGGCGATGGCCAGCGATATGCCTTACGACCAGTTTGTTCGATCAGTTATTTCCGCAACGGGCGATGAAACGACGCATCCGCCGGTGGTCTGGTACAAGGAAGAGCGAGACCTGGCTAATCTGGTGGATGACACATCGCAGGTGTTTCTGGGTCAGCGACTGGCCTGTGCCAACTGTCACCACCATCCCTTTGAAAAGTGGAGCCAGGATGATTACTGGGGCATGGCTTCCTTCTATGGTCGGGTAGCCCGCAAGAACATTCCCATTCCCGGTGCTCCCAATAACCGAGGCGACCAACTACTTCGCCTGTGGGTGAAGCAGGATGGTGCTGCGACCAACAAACGTACTAATAAGCCTGCTGCCATCAAGGCTCTCGATGCACCGGTTGCCAAGGTGGAGACTGGTGATGATCCCCGCAATCACCTAGTTGACTGGATGATCGATCCGAAGAACCCGTTTGTAGCCAAGGCTATTGTCAACCGTTACTGGGCACATTTCTTCGGCAGAGGAATTGTTGATCCTCTTGATGATATGCGTGTGACCAATCCGCCTACCAATCCTGAATTGCTCGATGCACTGGCTGAAGATTTCAAAGCCAACGGCATGAGCCTCAAGCGACTGGTTCGTACCCTGGTAACCAGCCGGGCATATCAGTTGAGCGCCATTCCGAATGAGTTTAACAAATCTGACAAACAGAACTTTACCCGGTTTTATCCACGTCGCCTGGGTGCAGAAGTATTGCTCGATGCTCTCAGCCAGGTTACCGACAGCCCCAGTACTTTTGCCGGCATGCCAACTGATACGCACGGGCCGCGGCGGGCACTCATGCTGCCTGATGAAAACCACGGCAGCTACTTCCTGGAAGTGTTCGGCAAGCCGGCCCGTACTTCGTCTTGTGAATGTGAGCGTACCAACGATGCCAATCTGGCCCAGGCACTGCATCTCTTGAACAGCGATGAGGTTCAGCAAAAGCTGGCTCGCGCCGGTGCCCGTGCTGACAAACTCGCTTCGGACAAGGCACGTGACGATGCTGCCAAGGTGAAAGAACTGTTCCTCTGGTGTTACGGCAGGCAGCCTACCGAACAACAGTTGAAAACGTCACTGGATCATATCAAGAAGATCGATACCAACCGCAAGCAGGCCTATGAAAACCTGTTGTGGGCACTGGTGAATACCAAAGAGTTTCTGTTTGTGCAGTGA